One window of Desulfobacca acetoxidans DSM 11109 genomic DNA carries:
- a CDS encoding AAA family ATPase: MIKTLKIKNYLSLRNICLELGLNNAFVGPNNAGKSNIIEVFRFINKIASSGLSAAVNDRGGFAEILWKGLDDGEMSFFIECQVPVGEEATPRTYQYELVLTGSAKTGPGAFSVEKESLKRCEPESNFGSYTLASFMGGRGQGFHPDGTIAFEQKEMTSKSFLEYSVPGWEGMYLKNYVTFWRFYRLIPFAMRQANAISEQFFLNEYGDNLSAWLLTLQTGYREEYRRLEQAVFDNFPEITGVLTPPNQVGTTFIQLQEKYLKRPVNLWKISEEIRIRNALRQL, from the coding sequence ATGATCAAGACATTGAAAATTAAAAACTATTTGAGTCTCAGGAACATTTGTCTCGAATTGGGTCTCAACAATGCGTTTGTCGGTCCTAATAATGCCGGAAAAAGCAATATTATCGAAGTATTCAGGTTTATTAATAAGATTGCCTCCTCCGGTCTCTCTGCGGCAGTGAATGACCGAGGTGGGTTCGCCGAAATTCTCTGGAAGGGTCTGGATGACGGAGAAATGAGCTTTTTTATCGAATGTCAGGTCCCAGTCGGTGAGGAGGCGACACCCAGGACGTATCAATATGAATTGGTTTTAACCGGAAGCGCCAAAACCGGGCCAGGAGCTTTTTCCGTTGAAAAGGAGAGCCTGAAGCGATGTGAGCCTGAATCCAACTTTGGCAGTTATACCTTGGCTTCATTTATGGGAGGTCGTGGACAAGGTTTTCACCCGGATGGGACTATCGCTTTTGAACAGAAAGAGATGACCTCGAAATCTTTCTTAGAATATTCTGTCCCTGGCTGGGAAGGCATGTATCTTAAAAACTATGTCACCTTTTGGCGATTTTATCGTTTGATTCCCTTTGCCATGCGGCAGGCCAACGCCATCAGCGAGCAGTTTTTCCTGAATGAGTACGGTGACAACCTCTCCGCCTGGCTGCTGACCTTACAGACGGGCTACCGGGAAGAATACAGACGTTTAGAGCAGGCGGTCTTCGATAATTTTCCGGAAATAACAGGAGTCTTAACTCCCCCTAACCAGGTTGGGACAACCTTCATCCAACTGCAAGAGAAATATCTCAAGCGGCCTGTAAACCTTTGGAAAATTTCCGAAGAGATCAGGATCAGGAATGCATTAAGACAGTTGTAG
- the rlmB gene encoding 23S rRNA (guanosine(2251)-2'-O)-methyltransferase RlmB: MQSLDSGKLIYGVHPVLEALRREGNAVEEVIVVKGRRAPWFEEVKALAQKYGVRFRLADQTWIKRLVGPVNHQGVIARTHGYRYMAEPEMLQRLQQADRNALLVVADCIQDPMNLGNLLRTAYAVGAQGVLIPKDRAVGVTSVVIKAAAGAMVHLPVCRVTNLTTAITHFKEIGLWVIGAEATASQTLYGVDLTGPLALVIGGEGQGLRPRVKQACDLLVAIPMAGEQVGSLNAATAGAVMMYEIYRQRAAAQLRRK; this comes from the coding sequence ATGCAAAGTTTAGACTCAGGCAAACTTATCTATGGCGTGCATCCGGTCCTGGAGGCCTTGCGGCGGGAAGGGAACGCCGTTGAAGAAGTCATTGTCGTTAAGGGCCGGCGGGCGCCTTGGTTTGAGGAAGTCAAAGCCCTGGCTCAGAAATATGGGGTGAGGTTCCGTCTGGCCGACCAGACCTGGATCAAGCGTCTCGTCGGTCCGGTCAACCACCAGGGGGTCATTGCACGGACGCATGGCTACCGGTATATGGCAGAGCCTGAGATGTTGCAGCGTTTGCAACAGGCGGATAGGAACGCCCTGCTGGTGGTAGCCGATTGCATACAAGACCCGATGAATCTCGGCAATCTGTTGCGTACCGCCTATGCCGTGGGGGCGCAGGGGGTGCTGATTCCCAAAGATCGGGCGGTTGGGGTAACTTCGGTGGTGATCAAGGCCGCGGCCGGGGCCATGGTGCATCTCCCTGTCTGCCGAGTGACCAATCTCACGACGGCCATCACCCATTTCAAAGAGATCGGTCTCTGGGTGATCGGGGCTGAAGCAACGGCCTCTCAAACCCTTTATGGTGTTGATCTCACCGGTCCCCTGGCCCTTGTTATCGGTGGCGAAGGGCAGGGGCTGCGTCCTCGGGTGAAGCAGGCTTGTGATCTTCTCGTGGCCATTCCGATGGCGGGGGAACAGGTCGGCTCACTGAACGCGGCGACGGCCGGAGCGGTCATGATGTATGAGATCTATCGTCAGAGAGCTGCGGCCCAGCTCCGAAGAAAGTGA
- the ccsB gene encoding c-type cytochrome biogenesis protein CcsB, giving the protein MSSKLLGWVVLLYFTGGLTYLVAAVFQQAPLNRFARGVTYLGWALHTVSFLWRWVESYYLDIGHAPLANFYESLLFFSWAVICVSHGFFGRQMRDYVGGITATLACLILAYASFGGHSNQIMPLMPALKSNWLIIHVVTCFLAYAAFALGFGVAILFFFQRRASKGSVHTKGYGINLPELDELIYRAIIIGFFMLTLGILTGAVWAESAWGRYWSWDPKETWSLITWFIYAGFLHARLVRGWQGRRVAVLAVVGFLAVLFTYFGVSFLLPGLHAYLT; this is encoded by the coding sequence ATGAGTTCCAAGCTGTTGGGATGGGTCGTGCTGTTGTATTTCACCGGCGGTCTGACGTATCTGGTGGCTGCCGTCTTCCAACAGGCTCCGCTCAATAGGTTCGCTCGCGGGGTCACGTATTTAGGCTGGGCGCTGCACACAGTAAGTTTCCTCTGGCGGTGGGTGGAATCATACTATTTAGACATCGGCCATGCACCTTTGGCCAATTTTTATGAATCGCTGCTGTTTTTTTCCTGGGCGGTGATCTGTGTCTCGCACGGGTTTTTCGGACGGCAGATGCGTGATTATGTGGGGGGCATTACGGCGACATTGGCGTGTTTAATACTGGCCTACGCCTCTTTTGGGGGGCATTCCAACCAGATCATGCCCCTAATGCCGGCCCTCAAGAGCAACTGGCTGATTATTCATGTGGTAACCTGCTTTTTAGCCTATGCCGCTTTTGCCTTAGGTTTCGGGGTGGCGATCCTCTTTTTTTTCCAGAGAAGGGCATCCAAGGGGTCGGTTCACACAAAGGGGTACGGGATCAACCTGCCAGAACTGGATGAACTGATTTATCGGGCTATCATCATCGGTTTTTTCATGCTCACACTGGGCATCCTCACCGGCGCAGTCTGGGCCGAATCCGCCTGGGGCCGCTACTGGAGCTGGGACCCGAAAGAGACCTGGTCGCTCATTACCTGGTTCATCTATGCCGGATTTCTGCATGCCCGTCTGGTGCGGGGTTGGCAGGGCCGACGGGTCGCAGTCTTGGCAGTAGTGGGCTTTCTGGCGGTGTTATTTACCTACTTTGGCGTTAGCTTCCTCCTGCCGGGGCTGCATGCCTACCTGACCTGA
- a CDS encoding MgtC/SapB family protein — protein sequence MWNILELSNEVGKLFLAAIIGGIIGLERETHGQAAGLRTNVLVCTGGCLLMMLSLHMVEIYQYLNVNESVVRLDPARIASYAIASMGFLGAGAIITGKGNVKGLTTAASMWLVTAIGMAIGAKYYAPAVASTCLSLIVLYGFRRIKRHLPTDEHTLLTIRFSQGQDLSDQIKSILNRRGITINFSNCHLDYMQHILTYRLRLQSRVDIPWMELAAEMKEIGQMKEIGWEEAAVP from the coding sequence ATGTGGAACATTCTAGAACTCAGCAACGAGGTGGGCAAATTATTCCTTGCCGCCATCATCGGTGGCATCATCGGTCTCGAACGGGAAACTCATGGCCAGGCCGCCGGCCTGCGCACCAATGTCTTGGTGTGCACCGGAGGCTGTCTACTCATGATGTTATCACTGCATATGGTGGAAATCTATCAATACTTGAATGTGAATGAATCCGTGGTTCGCTTAGACCCGGCCCGGATAGCTTCTTATGCCATTGCCAGCATGGGTTTCCTGGGCGCCGGTGCCATCATCACGGGTAAGGGAAACGTAAAAGGTCTCACTACTGCGGCAAGCATGTGGCTGGTCACCGCCATCGGCATGGCTATTGGCGCCAAGTACTATGCGCCAGCAGTGGCCAGCACGTGCCTCAGTCTGATAGTGCTCTACGGATTCCGCCGCATCAAGCGGCACCTGCCCACAGATGAACATACTCTTCTGACCATAAGGTTCAGCCAGGGACAGGATCTGTCAGATCAGATTAAATCCATTTTGAACAGAAGGGGTATTACCATCAATTTCAGCAACTGTCACCTCGATTACATGCAACATATTCTAACCTACAGGCTGCGTTTGCAGAGCAGAGTCGATATTCCCTGGATGGAGCTGGCCGCCGAAATGAAAGAAATAGGCCAGATGAAAGAAATAGGCTGGGAAGAGGCGGCGGTTCCTTAA